TGCGACACTAGTGTTTCTGGCGAGAGAATTGCTTTCTTGGTGGAGAGTGGCTATGAATATGTTGGTATGTCTCTCCTCGCTACCACCGTCTCTTGTGTGTCTTAGCACTAATCCGGCCCTAGTGACACTCTTGACCATTCTCGCTTGCAACGCCATTGCTGTGCCATTGGCCCCTTCTTTCCCTGCGCCTGAACTAAGGTACATCATCAATAACAGCGAGGCCCTTGCTCTCATCTCTTCAGCCAAGTATGTTtccaaggccgaggaagtACTTGCCGAGGGCTTGGACAACACCCCCTTGTTCTGCCAACTCGATGGAACGCGAAATATCTCTGCgattgaggaggaagtcAAGTTGCGCGACTTCTCAGATGAACCTCGCGGCGGCATGATGCTCTTCACCTCGGGAACTACTGCACGACCAAAGGGTGTCGTTCTGTCCCAGACAAACCTCACAGCTCAAGCAAAGTGTCTTCTAGAAGCATGGAAATATGCTCCCAGCGATAGACTCTTGCATGTCTTGCCACTTCACCACATCCACGGCACCGTCAACGCCCTGCTCACCCCGCTGCTGGCAGGCAGCAGCATTGAGTTCATGTACCCGTTCAACGTGAACTCAGTCTGGACACGACTGGCTGCACCCTTCTTAGAGAATGAACAAATAAACGGCCACAGTGAAAAGACCAATGGTGCTCAGAAAGATGAGACAAGAGTGCCCATCAGTTTCTTCACCGCGGTCCCCACCATCTGGTCTCGAATGCTGAAAGCACACGATTCTTTATCACACGATATGCAAGCGGCCGGCAAAATAGCGGTGTCGCCAAACAACCTCCGACTCAACATCTCCGGCTCAGCAGCTCTCCCGAAGCCAATCCGCGATGGTTGGATACAACTGACCGGCGGAAACGTACTCCTCGAGCGCTATGGAATGACCGAAGTCGGAATGGCGCTCTCTTGCGGTCTTGAGAATACCGATCGCGTTGACGGTTCTGTAGGCTGGCCGCTGCCGTCAGTTGAGGCGCGGCTCATGGAAACCGACGACGAGACTGAAATTCAAAGAATCATTGAGCACGGCGCTGAGATCGATGCTCACTCTGGAAAAGAGCGCATTGGAGAGATTCAGCTTCGTGGGCCCACTGTCTTCACTGGATATTGGCGCAATCCCGAGGCCACTGCCAAGGAGTTTACGACTGATGGATGGTTCAAGACCGGCGATATTGCCATTAGACGACAAGTCCCGGAATCTGGTCTCGGGAAATCAGGCTCCTGGGCAAAAGGACCAGCATACTTCATCCAAGGCCGTCGCAGCgcagatatcatcaagacgGGCGGCGAGAAGGTTTCAGCCCTCGAGGTCGAGCGCGAGATCCTCGCCCTTCCCGAAGTCGACGAGTGTGCCGTTGTTGGTCTACCCTCTGAAGCCTGGGGACAGAAAGTCGCAGCTGTGATTGTTCTCAGCAGCAAGGTTGGTGGATCGATGAGCTTACAGAGTCTGAGGAGTGCGctgaagacgaggatcaCGGCGTACAAGATTCCCCAGGATTTGGAGATTGTCGAGTTCTTGCCACGGAATGCTATGGGGAAGATTAATAAGAAGGAATTGGTCAAGAGTGTTTttggagaggttgagaagatcaggagaagaagtattGATCTTCAAACAAAGCGGCCTGTTTTGAATGGGCAGCGCGGTTAGATTGTATGGAAGGGGGATATGTATCAAATCAAATTTGTATAATTTAGCCTTTTATTTGCATGTATGTTCAGCCACGTGAAGGGCCCATTCCTTGACTTGACCTGAAAGTAAGCAAACCATGAATGGTACTGGAACACTCCACAATAGATGATTTAGAGACCATCGGCTTAGAAAACAGATCAGCCGATGTATTTTCTCATGGCAGAGGCTTATAACGGAGCACGCTCCTATAGCGGATGAATATAGTATGTAAATGGCAGACACTCTATTTCCTATAATAAACTGTGAATCTGCTGAGCCGCTCCGAGCACCTTCTcctctaggttctctctgctggaataagctcatAGCCACAAATCTTAACTATAAATAACACTTTAAGCCTATAACTTAGGtattaatactataataatTAACTAATAACTATAGTAAAAtactaatattattaaaacCTAAAAAATAACTTATTTACTTATTATTATAGGCTATAAAAAGCTCTAATATATCTTTTAAAATAACtaaatataaaataataataaagtaatataataatatatatacttaaataaaagcttatttatataataaatcTAAATAAATTCTAgtaataatatattaatagaATTCCTTttaactttaataatattaaagaTTATTAATAAACTTTTAAAAAAAAGGATAGctttaaagctattaaaaataaaaaaaataaaattTTTAAAGCTATTAAATTTAAGGAATAAAATAGGCTTTTAAATAACTTTATTTAGTAGTTAGCTATTTTTAGTATATATACttttacttatattatttaaaGACTTTTTTAAGAGATTAAGAAAGCtattaaataaaaaaaagaagtaCTAAAAGccttttttaataataagGCTAGATATAAAAAGACtataaagttaattaaaaGAAGAAACTAGGAGTAGATTAAGTCCCTGATTAAGGTATAGAAGGCGATTTGCTAAGAGGAACTTTAAGAAAAGCTTAACCTGACTGAAGAAAGTTTTGTAATAATATATATGTCGGTGCTATTAGGGCTAAGAGAAGGTTTAGGGCAATTagaaggtggtggtggtattgAGTTTATGAGTCAGTTATAAGGTTAGAAAATACACTTCGGTTTTAACACAATGGGcaccttctcctcttcaaacCTTCGCCCAACAATCTGCAAGCCTACATGACGCCCGCCCATCGTCACAGGATCATATAACCGCTGATTCCAGGCATCGACCTCATTCCGTGGGACATGCTCCCAGAAACTCCCATCATTTTCACCCCTGGGCGCCTTTCCCGCTGGGAACGTCAAGGCGGTGTAATCTAGCAAGTTGAAAATCTTGGTATACCCTGTCCAGCGACAAGACCCGTGAGGCACTGCGGTATGAGGCATGGTGGGGACTAGTAATACATCGACAGGACGGCTAGTAGGTGATCGTTTGTTGTCCCACATATCATGGTAAGCCTCTTGGATGGCAATCTTTCGCTTGTTGAGTTGCCAGTACTCAAAGACTGAGATTGGCTCGCCGCGGTTGACAAAGGCTTGGATCTGCGGGATGAATGGTTCACCGCCTGCTGAGACAGCGCTTCGGATATCTTCACCCCCATCGGCGGAATAATAACCATCCTGTTCCGAGTTGGTCACTGCCGATTCATTGCAACGGAACTTGACTTACCATGATATCTATAATGCTTGAGTTCAAGCTCGAATCCCATTCTATAACCTCATGGCCAGCAGCTTCCAACTTTGTGACCAGGTCTCTGAACACACTCTCGATGGGTGGGTGGACCTTAAACCATGCCGTCATCTAGCATAGCTCCAATTACAAGCGGTCTCGTCGAGGTGGCCTGGAAGATACCGTCTCTCCATGGGACCGGCGGCAGCTGGGGGTCTATCGCCCAAGGTTCAGCCTCAATCGCTAGCTTGGTCACGAGTTTGAGACAGCTCAGAGATCTCGCCATGGGCCCTACAGCTGATGGAATGTGCTGTTGCCCTTCAAGTGTcacttcaacaccacgaTAAGATAACCGACCACTCTAAGATTTTGTCAGAGTGTCTTTCGGGCATGAGGTGATTCATGTCTACTTACACTCGGCTTCAAACCCCAAAGACCATTCATGTGGCACGGAATTCGTATAGAGCCACCAATGTCTGTGCCCCAGCCGATAATGGAGGCACCCATTAATAGCATAGCAGCCTCTCCACCGGAAGAGCCTCCAGGAGTGAGCTTTGGATCTTCTGGATGAGTTGTCAGCCCCCAAAGAGGGTTGTTAGTTTCGCACCACTGGTAGCCACGTCAGAAGGCAAGATCTACAAGGTTACATATCACGTACCATGATGCTCTGAGGGAGATTCGTTTTTGCGATTATGACAGCCCCGAGTTTCTTCAATGTCTGTACAAGGGGTGCATCGCTCTCGGCCGGTGAAAATGCCTTTGCGACATAGCCTAATGTCGAGTCCAAACCCCTGATGTTGAACTGATCCTTTACCGTGACTGGAACGCCGTGGAGTGGGCCCATCAGTTGACCGTGCTCTTGCTGAAACTCATCAAGCTGTGTAGCCTGCTCAAGGGCATCATCAAAGCATATTTCCGTCAAGCAATTGGTCTGTCGGTATTAAGCAAAGTCTCGGCAGAGTTTTTGGGAATCAATTTACCTGTTTCTGCGCTTCGCAGGCTCTAGAGTGACTGTTAGCGTTGAGGAGTCTGTAAGTGTGATGTCGCCTTGCCTTCTAATGTACGCATGGATGACTTCAACAGCGGAGACTTTTCTATCTCTGAGGAGGCTTGTCAAAACATCAATATCGACCGTTTCGAAGGAGATTCCATCAGATGGAAATTTTATGTCTGATTTCAAGTGTTTGTCAATTCGCGCGTCTCGAAGCGCCCGTTTCTCTGTAACAACTTCAGTCCAGGGTTTGTGCACCTTGGTTGTGTCCTTGCTCGTAGTCATCTTGAAGCGATTACAATTGTTTCTATTCGATCTACAAATGTCAATGAGTTCACTTGACGGCTCTTTCATCACTCACTGCGTCCCGCTGACCCAGTCTCTCGATTGCGCTGCATCTTATCTCCAACAGCTGATTCTGGGGCAAAAGCGCCGAGAGCCGATGCCGTTCTTGCCCCGCGCTTATTTGACCATCCAACTGAGAGAGTTCTAGAGTCTCAGGGAGCAGATGACGATCTTCATATACCAGCTCGTTGAACCACTGCATAATTATTACCCAAGACAAGGcatcacaacatcacatAACTACAGTCAGTTATCCCAAGACCAAAATAAAGGCACAATGGCAAAGCCTTCTCGCAATGAATTCCATGTCGCCATCGTCGGTAAGAGTGCCTCACATGTCCCATTTAGGCTGGTAAGGCTAACTCTACAGGTGCCGGCATTGGCGGCCTCGCCTTAGCCATGGCTCTGCACAAAAAGGGCATCTCATTCACGCTCTACGAAGATGCAAAGGAATATTCGGCGGTGGGGTAAGTGGCTTGTCTCGCGTTCCCTCAAACCATCGCTaatgatcatcatcttccagcgCTGGCATCGGCTTCGCCCCTAATGGCATGCGCACGATGGATCTCATCGAACCTGCTTTCCGGCCTCTTTACGAGGCCATTTGTGTAGGAAACAAGGGCGAAGATGCACAggacatcttcttcgaggGTATGCTAGTTGAAGAGGGTCTCGGTAAGTCATAAAATCGCTTGCAAAGCTGAATCGCTTGCGCTGACTGCACAAGGTCGTGATAAGCCTTGGTACGGCCATTCTGGATGGGGTCACCCAGATTACGTCCGAAAATCTGTAAGCATATCCAATTGAAATGAGAGGACCATTGGTGCTAATGATATGCTTCAGGCGCATAGAAAGACACTTCTCGACATCATGACTAGCTTCATCCCGATCGAGAatgtcaagttcaacaaaCGTCTTACGAATATCGAACAGCGGCCTGACGGCGTCACCCTGTCATCTCAAGATGGCACCACAGCCGAGTGCTCAGTTCTTGCTGGTGCCGATGGCATCAAGAGTACAGTTAGAGCCAACGTTCTTGAACACTACCCCAACCAGATCGCGCCCGTGTACGCAGGCGCCTATTGCTATCGTGCTGTCATTCCCATGGCGGAAGCCTACGAAATTCTTGGCGACCTCACCGACGTTGCAAAGATCTATTTCGGACACGGGCGCGGCGCTGTTACCTATCGCATCTCAGGAGGCGATGTGAGTCTACCATTCTCAGACAGCGTTGTACTATTGCTAATAAATCTGTGTGACAGGAGTTCAACTACCTTCTTTGCGTTGACGATTCCCTCGACGGTTGGAAGCTCGAGGGTGCTGTTACGGAGACCATATCGCACGAGGCTATGATGTCTGACTTTGAGGACCCGCGCATTGACGATCGCCTCAGACAGCTCCTtaccaaggccaagcctgTCAAATGGGGCTTCTTCCACCATATTCGTACAGCTTCATACTATCGTGATCGCGTAGCCCTAATCGGCGACAGTGCTCATGCCTCGCTACCTTTCCAAGCCGCGGGAGCAGCCCAGGGTCTAGAAGACGCTCTGGTCCTGTCCAGCATCCTTTCAGAAGTCGCCAAGATGCCCGAGCGCGGCGCAGATCTCGCACCTTTTATAAAAGCAGGCCTATCTGCCTACGACTCCGTTCGACGTCCTCGTgcgcagaagcagctggagcagGCTGCTGAAGTTGGGCGCATGATCTTCTTTCAGCATGAGGAGGCTGGTGCGGACATGGACAAGATTCTGCCTAGATTGCAGCAGGGAAGGTTCAACTGGCTGTGGTTTCACGATACGAatgatgatgtgaaggagGCTATTAAGAGGATGCAGAAGCAAATCAGTGTAGGTGGGCCGTCTGTTGCTAGGATATGAGGTCTGGAACTTTCGTGAGGAATAGTATTTGCTGGAATATGATGACAGAGATTTTAGGAAGTAACGCAGTTCGATCCCAAGGCTCGTACGGCAGATGTAAAACATAAACTGGCTTCATACCAAAGTTCTAACAACTTGAGAGATCTGAGACTGTTCTAGTGCACTGCCAGTATAGTTCTGGGGGGCCATAGGATAAGAATCGACTTTTTACTTCATCGTGCTAAGCTAGAGACTCCTCTCATTGATTTGAAAACATCGTGAACTCATGATGGCAGAACGGCACCGGTGGACTGTTCCACTTGGGCGAGTACTCTTCCTTATCATACCGCACGACCGGTCCAAGAACACGTAAGTCAGACCCAAATACGGAATCCGAGAAGTGAATATAGTGCTTTTcgtccttgatgagctcgCTCTTTTTCCCCCAAGCATCCAAGATGGAATAGTACAGAGGTGCAACGTGCACGTCACTCGACCAAGTTGGGAACTCATACTTGTCGCTGATCTTCTGAACCACCTCCCTTTGATACAGGCGAACCTCTGAATCCAGAGTCGCCATATTATAGGCTGTAAGTGAGGCATGGCCATGGTATGATCCACCAAACTTGGCACGATCTCGAATACCGCACATGATGGTCAGGGCAGTTAGGATACCTGTAGACATGTCTGAGATAGGCAGACTGGGCAGGACACCTTGGCCTTTGGGAAAGCCAAACGATTGGCCCATGACATACGAGCTTCCCGCCGCCGCGTCTGCTACCTGCTGCCACCCAGGTCGCTCGGCGTAGTAACCATCAGGGCCATAACAGTTCTCATCCACATAGACGACACCCCTGCCTCGTTTATTTGCCAGTTCAAGCGCAGCTTCAAGACCGAAACCTCTTCGGGCCAATGATCCCAGGCGGTAGCCCTGCAAGATGACATCGGCTTGCTCAAAGAGCTGCATCAGCTTCTTATGATCGGCTGGGTCTTCGAGATCCAGgtcgatggtcttcttgccagccaTGAGGGAGGAGGGCTGAGCTGGGGTGTAGTCCTTGAGTTTGGACGAGTTGACGCGTATGACCTCAGCACCCAGAGATGCGAGGGCGGCACCGGCAGCTGCACCAGCTATGATGCGAGTCAACTCCACAACTTTAATACCAGCGAGTGGTCTTTTGTCCTCGAGGACGGGAAAGGAAGCAGGTGCGAGGGTTGCACAATGAGATTTTTGTTTGTAATTGACCAGAGGATGTCGTGAGAGAGACCTGCCCATCTCCGTTTGACGCCATTCTTCAGGAGAGTAGACGATTGACCCCGAAAGACCCTTCtccaccaccagctgctcAATTTCTCGGGCACGATACTTACGAACTCGTTCCTGGATGAGCTCATACGCAGCATCGTTGGTACGAATCTCACTGTCGAGATCTTTGCCGATACCAAGAAGGGCCAACACCTTCCACGAATCAAGCGAACCGTGAAGCTGGAACCACACGCCGCTATCAGCAGTCTCATAGATGGCCGTTGCGCGGTACACGAGTGGCGAGTTGGAAGCACGGTCCTTGTCCCACTGCGGCACAGTGGGCAGTTTGATCACCTCTGGGCCTGTGACGCCATCGATATCGACAAGTGCTGCTGTAGCGGGGTAGAGGCCAGCGTGGTTGACGTCGATATCTATTTGGTTGTCGGTGGTGACCCCGCGAAGGTGAAGGATCTCGAGACCGACTATACCGACCATTGCATGTAGGACTGCCGTGACGGCTTGAGACTTGATTGGCCCTGGAATACAGGGCAGATCATCGCCGTGGAAGTTTACCCCGCTGAGGAGAGCCTCATCTTTGGTGAAACCGGGTGTCCTTGCAGCAAAGATGCGTAGTATCCGTTCGCACTCTGCTGGAAGTGGACTGAACTCCGAGTCGACAACAGTTCCTGCACCGTAGGTCTCGTTGGAAGTCTTGGTAGTCATTGTGGTGAGTTGCAACAGGTAGTCTAGGGTAGTGAACCCTAGGTTATAAGTCAAGCTCGGGTTATGCTTCGAAGTAGGAATGGCTGGTCACGTTTATCGCTGCAGCTCATTCACAACAGACCAGTTGTACTTCAAGTAATGGATAAAATGATTGTGCATTTCGGTATTTACAGGTGCTCAGGCTCTAAATTGTCGTTTATCGCCTTTGTCGGCCGTGGTCGGTCCGTAAATTTGGAATCCGGTATCGCTTCCGCGGACTTGCCCCGGCTCACACCGAGTTTAGTTGGTGCAATGGATACACCGGAGTGTCAGTTAAGGTAGTGAGTGAAGGGGAGAGTAATTAACAAGTAATCAATTCACGTTATTTATCGACAGAACTCAAAAGTCTTGTCCGGTTCGTGAGAAATCACTAACAACTCGTCAATTCTTCCTAGGCATTCGAGATGACGCAAGAGATACGTACCGTAGCGATTGTTGGATGTGGAGTGATTGGCATGGGATGGGCAGTTCTGTTCCTGTCAAGAGGTCTGAAAGTTATAATCTCAGATCCTATGGAAGGAGCTGAAAATGCCCTCAAGGGATATTTCGAGCAGTCACGGTCGTATCTAGAAGGATTTGGAGACTATGATAAGCTTGTGTCCAACTATGAGTTTGTTCACGACATTGCATCGCGGCTAGCTGAGGCCGACCTTATTCAGGAGGTAAATATGCTCTTTACACTCTATTTCTTGTATCTACAATGGCCATGACGCTAACTGATGTCTTACAGAATGGACCCGAGAGGCTAGAGTTCAAAAGGGGTCTTATTGCAACATTAGACAAGTATGCTCGGCCAGGCGTTGTAATagcatcgtcctcatcaggTCTGCCATCTTCGGAATTCATACAGCAGTGCAAGCAGGATTCCACCCGTGTCCTCATCGGACACCCTTTCAACCCACCTCACCTCATTCCCCTAGTCGAAGTGGTGCCTCATCCCGGCACAAGCAGCGAGTCTGTCAATACCGCATTGAACTTCTACAGATCTGTTGGCAAGAGGCcgatccttcttcatcacgaAGTCCCCGGCTTCGTATCAAACCGCCTTCAGGCCGCGATCAACAATGAAGCGTATAGTCTCATCAGCAGGGGCATTGTCTCTGCAGAAGATCTCGATGCAGCTGTCACGTCTGGGCCTGGACTTCGCTGGGCTCTGACGGGCCCGATTGCTACGAATGCTCTTGGTGGCGGAGGCGGACCTGAAGGTTTTTCACAGCGGATGGAGAGACTTGGGCCGGCGATTCGTGGATGGGAGGATGATATTCTGAAGCATAGATTTGACTGGAGTGAGCAGAGGATGTCGGCGCTTCAGGAGAGTGTGAATAAGAGCCTGGGTGCTGTTAAATGGGATCAGCTGGTGGAAGAACGAGACTTGGTACTACTCCAACTTTTGGCTGcgaagcagaagatggccTCTATGTCAACACCCTCAGGTCACTGATGAGACCAGTCAGTAAGCCGTCCATAAATAAATAGTTTATTCGTTTCGTTCTGCGCTCGAACTCTCTGTTAACTTGTATAAGGGTTAAAGTGTCTGTGACGACCTTACGATCAAACCAAAATTCAACATTCAGGTTATGAACTTAGATAGGCAGTACTGCTTAAGGTGATGCCAGATAGATGATTGGTGTAGAAATACAAGATAAATTATACGGGTACTTGGCTGTAAAATTACTGATATATTGCAATACGAACGACTATCCCGGGCTTGGTCCATCCACGAACTTTATCCCCCACAGGTTCTCCATATACCAAACGTTAAGTGGGTTGATGCTTGAGCCATAGCTCTCGGCCAAATCTCCTTGGATTTTAtgtatcatatcatggaCTTTGGGACCCAAAAGCTCGACAGAGGTAACACTACTTTATATTTCATCCTGTTGAAGGAAAGATAGACAAACATGAAGCTGATATCCCCCCGGCTGGCTGTATGTTTCCATGATTTCTCAATTCATACTCACATATATGTTCAAGTCCCGAGCACTATAAAAATGACAAAACTGCGCGATTTAGCAGCACGGCAGATGGAAATGACGATCCACTTCTCTCAGGAAGAATAATTAGGGAAAGGCAATTGTGTGGGGACTGCACACAGACGTCGTGGTTGGCATCAAGGATTGGATCGATTCGTGTCCCTGTTGCAGAACATCACATGGTGCCTTCATAGTACGCAACAAAAAGAGAACAGCAAGTAGTCTCAAACTTAAAGGGGCGGTGGCGATGTAGCGGATGCAAAGTGATTATAGAAGGAGgattctttgccttctcaaaCTGAATCCAGGCTTTGATCAAGCAGTATTCTCTATCATATCACCTCTCCCAAAAGAAAATGACGATGCCAGTAACCATTAAATCACTCGTTCTCAGCCTGCTGCTCGCCCAAGCGGCATATGGGTATGTTCTTCCACCAAGTCCCTTAGATTTAGAGCGATACTGATACAGCCGATTAGTAAGGACCATAGCAGTCACAACTGCTGCCTATACACTCCCGAAGGATGGATCCCGGTAAACGATTGGACCGAGGCTGTGTGTGCCATGCGCTGGGGCTCTGTTGTAAGTCTCTGAATTGATCACTGAGAAGAtgtgttgacgatgttgtcagGCGACCTTTGACGGCGTTAAGTGCATCCAGAAGCCGGGCAACGTAATCAGCGGTGATGACTTTTATACTGCGTGCAAGCTGTATGGAGAAACTCATGGTTATGGACCTGATTGGGCGAAGGGTGCAGGGTATCGCGGTacttgctcttgaacttggacATGACACTGGGACGAGGCTTACATCGATCACCACAACTTTACCATTTAACTGCTGATCTATCAATCCACTGCTAGAAGTCGTAGTTAGAATATATTTATCGGGCTATACGACACCACTGCGGACATCCAATGACATTGCCAGCGGATCACGCATACCTAATATATATGGACTAAAGTGCTAGGGTTGCCAAGCTACATAAGCGATATGCTGTCAAGTTTGTAGATATGTCCGACCCATCAACGGCCATGACATGCTCCGCGTTACAAAAGACACTAGGGGATAATATAGCCTGATTCTAGCATGACCTTTGCTGAGGTTATTCCAACACCTTATCTTAAGCATTTAAATTTTCTTGCTCAACGAGGCGGCATTAAGCCCCAGTCTATCACGGGGTCGGCGCTAACGGTACGGAGATATTAGTGGCTCACGAACTGCTGCTAGCTATGAACTGGCTTTCTTTCGGGCTCGGTGTTAACTTAGATCGGTGATATCGGTGTATTCTCCACGCAAGCTTTTCAGTGACTTATGCGACTTGTCTCAATCTTCATTTCTGACTATAAATTTCACCTACAGCTTTCACAAACAAGCTATCTTTAACTAACTTTAAAATACGACAATTGGTAGTACTTCGATGGACCCAGACACTGAGCAGATGAGGGTTGAAAAGCCCAACCACGAACAACCCAAACCTAATACTGAATTCCCAGATGGAGGCTTCAAGGCTTGGTCCGTCGTCGTTGGTGCTTTCTGTGGGTTGTTTGTCAGTTTTGGCTGGACTAATTGTGCACGTATCCTCCCCATATCGCTTTGCTTCCAAATCGCTAACTAGAAATCCAGGTTGGGGTCTTCCAAGCCTACTACGAAGCAAACCAGTTGCAAGACTTGTCGCCCAGCACTGTATCATGGATACCCGCCATTTCTATGTTCATAATGTTCATCACAGGACCTTTCGTCGGTCGAGCTTTCGATAATTATGGTCCGCGCTACCTCCTTCTTGCAGGTACACTACTGCACGTCTttgggttgatgatggcatctaTATCATCTCAGTACTACCAGTACATCCTCTCCCAGGCGATATGCAGTCCCCTGGGTGCAGCCATGGTTCTGTATCCCTCATTCAGCTGTGTCACAACATGGTTTCGACAAAAGCGTGCCTTGGCCCTTGGAATAACCGCTAGCGGCTCGAGTCTCGGCGGTACGATTCTCCCCATTGTCGTGAATCGACTGATTCCAAGAATTGGCTTTGGGTGGACTATGAGAGCTTGcgccttcttgttgcttggtCTGCTTCTCGTGACGAATTTGAC
This region of Fusarium verticillioides 7600 chromosome 3, whole genome shotgun sequence genomic DNA includes:
- a CDS encoding 3-hydroxyacyl-CoA dehydrogenase translates to MTQEIRTVAIVGCGVIGMGWAVLFLSRGLKVIISDPMEGAENALKGYFEQSRSYLEGFGDYDKLVSNYEFVHDIASRLAEADLIQENGPERLEFKRGLIATLDKYARPGVVIASSSSGLPSSEFIQQCKQDSTRVLIGHPFNPPHLIPLVEVVPHPGTSSESVNTALNFYRSVGKRPILLHHEVPGFVSNRLQAAINNEAYSLISRGIVSAEDLDAAVTSGPGLRWALTGPIATNALGGGGGPEGFSQRMERLGPAIRGWEDDILKHRFDWSEQRMSALQESVNKSLGAVKWDQLVEERDLVLLQLLAAKQKMASMSTPSGH
- a CDS encoding salicylate hydroxylase, whose product is MALHKKGISFTLYEDAKEYSAVGAGIGFAPNGMRTMDLIEPAFRPLYEAICVGNKGEDAQDIFFEGMLVEEGLGRDKPWYGHSGWGHPDYVRKSAHRKTLLDIMTSFIPIENVKFNKRLTNIEQRPDGVTLSSQDGTTAECSVLAGADGIKSTVRANVLEHYPNQIAPVYAGAYCYRAVIPMAEAYEILGDLTDVAKIYFGHGRGAVTYRISGGDEFNYLLCVDDSLDGWKLEGAVTETISHEAMMSDFEDPRIDDRLRQLLTKAKPVKWGFFHHIRTASYYRDRVALIGDSAHASLPFQAAGAAQGLEDALVLSSILSEVAKMPERGADLAPFIKAGLSAYDSVRRPRAQKQLEQAAEVGRMIFFQHEEAGADMDKILPRLQQGRFNWLWFHDTNDDVKEAIKRMQKQISVGGPSVARI